The Bradyrhizobium ottawaense genome window below encodes:
- a CDS encoding TetR/AcrR family transcriptional regulator, with translation MAPPPAPQTMKERILQTADKLFYLQGIRAIGVDTIAAEIGISKRTLYNHFPSKDALITAYLERRFVSARPSDKPPAEQILATFDSLERRFAAKDFRGCPFVNAVAELGPQDRAVKKIAVAFKESRRLWFRDRLNELGVTDADGLATQLVLLVDGSIAQDLVRDDPAMARAAKEAAKVLLRNAGVDVGGEAKPAMKRGKRVVQHP, from the coding sequence ATGGCTCCCCCGCCCGCCCCACAGACGATGAAAGAGCGGATCCTTCAGACCGCCGACAAGCTGTTCTATCTGCAGGGCATTCGTGCCATCGGCGTCGACACCATCGCGGCCGAGATCGGCATCAGCAAACGCACGCTCTACAACCACTTCCCGTCCAAGGACGCGCTGATCACCGCCTATCTGGAACGCCGCTTCGTGAGCGCGCGGCCCTCCGACAAGCCGCCGGCCGAGCAGATCCTTGCGACGTTTGATTCGCTGGAGCGGCGGTTTGCGGCCAAGGACTTTCGCGGCTGCCCGTTCGTGAACGCGGTTGCCGAGCTGGGCCCTCAGGACCGCGCCGTGAAGAAGATCGCGGTCGCCTTCAAGGAGAGCCGCCGCCTCTGGTTTCGCGACCGCCTGAACGAGCTCGGTGTGACCGATGCGGATGGGCTCGCAACGCAGCTGGTGCTGCTGGTCGACGGCTCGATCGCGCAGGACCTCGTCCGCGACGATCCGGCGATGGCGCGTGCGGCGAAGGAAGCGGCGAAGGTGCTGCTGCGGAATGCGGGGGTGGATGTGGGCGGGGAAGCGAAGCCGGCGATGAAACGGGGCAAGAGAGTGGTCCAGCATCCCTGA
- a CDS encoding MFS transporter, whose protein sequence is MPLLQVLRPTLPILIGASIMLTLSMGLRQSLGIFMQPLTHDIHISISDFTLALAVQNLAWGFLQPLAGAMTVRYGFRPIMIVGSFMYIAGLVLMATANGLVSIMIGAGALIGTSMACTAAAIAMSVAARAVPATVRSTVLGIVSGAGSLGALLSAPIGQMLNEGFGWRVGLAGFVVMSVLMIPAAWYAGRVDQVPLPKPAADEIDDATAATAARTAFGNASFVVMTCAYLVCGMQLVFLTTHLPSYLAICGLDPMLSAQTLGMIGGFNVLGSLFFGWAGERWNKLALLGAIYILRSLALAWYFMLPATPFSTLLFGAIMGFLWMGVGPLVAGAVAEMFGLRWQAMIQGLAFMSHQIGSFLGAYGGGVLYDALGSYTMAWRIGVALGLAGGIVQVAFAMLRPSQPPSPVLEAA, encoded by the coding sequence ATGCCCCTGTTGCAGGTCCTGCGTCCGACATTGCCCATCCTGATCGGCGCCTCGATCATGCTGACGCTCAGCATGGGGCTGCGGCAGAGCCTCGGCATCTTCATGCAGCCGCTGACGCACGACATCCACATTTCGATCTCGGATTTCACGCTGGCGCTGGCGGTGCAGAACCTCGCCTGGGGCTTTCTCCAGCCGCTCGCCGGCGCGATGACGGTGCGCTACGGCTTCCGTCCGATCATGATCGTCGGCTCATTCATGTACATCGCGGGCCTGGTGCTGATGGCGACCGCGAACGGCCTCGTCAGCATCATGATCGGCGCGGGCGCGCTGATCGGGACGTCGATGGCCTGCACTGCGGCTGCGATCGCGATGTCGGTGGCGGCGCGCGCTGTCCCTGCGACGGTGCGCTCGACCGTGCTCGGCATCGTCTCCGGGGCGGGCTCGCTGGGCGCGCTGCTGTCGGCGCCGATCGGGCAGATGCTCAATGAGGGGTTTGGCTGGCGCGTCGGGCTCGCCGGCTTCGTCGTCATGTCGGTGCTGATGATTCCGGCCGCGTGGTACGCGGGGCGCGTCGACCAGGTCCCGCTGCCGAAGCCGGCTGCCGACGAGATCGACGATGCCACGGCTGCGACCGCGGCGAGGACCGCGTTCGGCAATGCCTCATTCGTGGTGATGACCTGCGCCTATCTCGTCTGCGGCATGCAGCTGGTCTTCCTCACCACGCATCTGCCGTCATATCTTGCGATCTGCGGCCTCGATCCGATGCTGAGCGCGCAGACGCTCGGCATGATCGGCGGCTTCAACGTGCTCGGCTCGCTGTTCTTCGGCTGGGCCGGCGAGCGCTGGAACAAGCTGGCGCTGCTGGGTGCGATCTACATCCTGCGCTCGCTGGCGCTCGCATGGTACTTCATGCTGCCGGCAACGCCGTTCTCGACGCTGCTGTTCGGCGCTATCATGGGCTTCCTCTGGATGGGCGTAGGGCCGCTGGTCGCGGGCGCGGTCGCCGAGATGTTCGGCCTGCGCTGGCAGGCGATGATCCAGGGCCTCGCCTTCATGAGCCACCAGATCGGCAGCTTCCTCGGCGCCTACGGAGGAGGGGTGCTCTACGACGCGCTCGGCTCCTACACCATGGCCTGGCGCATCGGCGTAGCGCTGGGCTTGGCCGGCGGCATCGTGCAGGTCGCGTTCGCGATGCTCCGGCCGTCGCAACCTCCGTCGCCGGTGTTGGAGGCGGCGTGA
- the rpmG gene encoding 50S ribosomal protein L33 → MAKAVTIKVKLVSSADTGFYYTAKKNSRTMTDKLVKKKYDPVARKHVEFREAKIK, encoded by the coding sequence ATGGCCAAAGCGGTCACCATCAAGGTCAAGCTCGTGTCCTCGGCCGACACCGGCTTCTACTACACCGCCAAGAAGAATTCGCGCACCATGACCGACAAGCTGGTCAAGAAGAAGTACGACCCGGTCGCGCGCAAGCACGTCGAATTCCGCGAAGCCAAGATCAAGTAA
- a CDS encoding PleD family two-component system response regulator: MSARILVVDDVPANVKLLEARLSAEYFDVMTASNGTEALAICQRAECDIILLDVMMPDIDGFEVCRRLKTDPATHHIPVVMVTALDSPSDRNRGLEAGADDFLTKPVSDVVLIARVRSLTRLKMMTDELRMRAITSLEIGMQAPERSAVADTGKGGRILLVDDRPSSYERLATILAAEHTIDVEPNPTEALFHAAEGNYDLLIVSLDLNNFDGLRLCSQARSLERTRHVPILAIADPENSTRLLRGLEIGVNDYLLRPIDKIELLARARTQIRRRRYTDHLRDNVQNSIEMAITDALTGLHNRRYMESHLATLAEQAATRGKPLALMILDIDFFKSINDNYGHDAGDDVLREFAVRVRKSIRGIDLACRYGGEEFVIVMPETDLHVAGMVAERLRRSIAGEPFAIHKGAKRIEVTISIGLTTLEQKGEAVADVLKRADTALYRAKHDGRNRVVSQAA; the protein is encoded by the coding sequence GTGTCCGCGCGTATCCTGGTCGTCGATGACGTCCCTGCCAACGTCAAGCTGCTCGAGGCCCGCCTCTCTGCCGAATATTTCGACGTGATGACCGCCTCGAACGGCACCGAGGCGCTGGCGATCTGTCAACGCGCCGAATGCGACATCATCCTGCTCGACGTGATGATGCCCGACATCGACGGCTTTGAAGTCTGCCGCCGCCTCAAGACCGATCCGGCCACGCACCACATTCCTGTCGTCATGGTGACGGCGCTCGACAGTCCCTCGGACCGCAACCGCGGGCTGGAAGCGGGCGCCGACGACTTCCTGACCAAACCCGTCTCCGACGTCGTGCTGATCGCGCGGGTGCGCTCGCTGACGCGGCTGAAGATGATGACCGATGAGCTGCGCATGCGCGCCATCACCTCGCTCGAGATCGGCATGCAGGCGCCCGAGCGCAGCGCCGTGGCCGACACCGGCAAGGGTGGCCGCATCCTGCTGGTGGACGACCGTCCGTCCTCCTACGAGCGGCTGGCGACGATCCTCGCCGCCGAGCACACCATCGACGTCGAACCGAACCCGACGGAAGCGCTGTTCCACGCCGCCGAGGGCAATTACGATTTGCTGATCGTCTCGCTCGACCTCAACAATTTCGACGGCCTCCGCCTGTGCAGCCAGGCGCGCTCGCTGGAGCGCACGCGCCATGTGCCGATCCTGGCGATCGCGGACCCCGAGAACTCGACGCGGCTGCTCCGCGGCCTCGAGATCGGCGTCAACGACTATCTGCTGCGTCCCATCGACAAGATCGAGCTCTTGGCGCGGGCCCGCACCCAGATCCGCCGCCGCCGCTATACCGATCATCTGCGCGACAACGTGCAGAACTCGATCGAGATGGCGATCACGGACGCGCTCACCGGCCTGCACAATCGCCGCTACATGGAGAGCCATCTGGCGACGCTCGCCGAGCAGGCCGCGACCCGCGGCAAGCCGCTGGCGCTGATGATCCTGGACATCGACTTCTTCAAGTCCATCAACGACAATTACGGCCACGACGCCGGCGACGACGTGCTGCGCGAGTTCGCGGTGCGGGTGCGCAAGTCGATCCGCGGCATTGATCTGGCCTGCCGCTACGGCGGCGAGGAGTTCGTCATCGTCATGCCGGAGACCGATCTCCACGTCGCCGGCATGGTCGCCGAGCGCCTGCGCCGCTCGATCGCGGGCGAGCCGTTCGCGATTCACAAAGGGGCGAAGCGCATCGAGGTCACGATCTCGATCGGCCTGACCACGCTGGAGCAGAAGGGCGAGGCGGTCGCCGACGTGCTCAAGCGCGCCGACACCGCGCTCTACCGCGCCAAGCACGACGGGCGTAATCGGGTGGTATCGCAGGCGGCGTAA
- a CDS encoding response regulator: MAKTVLIVEDNELNMKLFRDLLEAHGYQTSGTSNGYEALDLVRKMRPDLVLMDIQLPQVSGLEVTRWIKDDPELRSIPVVAVTAFAMKGDEERIREGGCEAYLSKPISVGKFIETVRRFIG; encoded by the coding sequence ATGGCTAAGACCGTCCTGATCGTGGAAGACAACGAGCTCAACATGAAGCTCTTCCGCGACCTGTTGGAGGCGCACGGCTACCAGACCTCCGGCACCAGCAACGGCTACGAGGCGCTCGACCTCGTTCGCAAGATGCGGCCCGACCTCGTGCTGATGGATATCCAATTGCCGCAGGTCTCCGGGCTCGAGGTGACGCGCTGGATCAAGGACGATCCGGAGCTGCGTTCCATTCCCGTCGTCGCGGTCACGGCGTTCGCGATGAAGGGCGACGAAGAGCGCATCCGCGAGGGCGGCTGCGAGGCCTATTTGTCCAAGCCGATCTCGGTCGGCAAATTCATTGAGACGGTCCGGCGTTTCATCGGATAG
- a CDS encoding DUF3572 domain-containing protein → MKKPVHNPREVAEIVAIQALSFVASDPERLGLFLAETGVGPETLRNAAADPNFLLSVLDFVLRDDATVKAFASTAELHPTNVAAARQVLGDALGDPSWERDVP, encoded by the coding sequence TTGAAAAAGCCTGTTCACAACCCCCGCGAAGTCGCTGAAATCGTTGCGATTCAGGCGCTCTCTTTCGTTGCGAGCGATCCCGAGCGGCTGGGCCTGTTTCTGGCCGAGACGGGGGTCGGTCCGGAGACCCTGCGCAATGCCGCCGCGGACCCCAATTTTCTGCTCAGCGTGCTCGATTTCGTGCTGCGCGATGACGCCACCGTGAAGGCCTTTGCCTCGACCGCGGAACTGCATCCGACCAACGTCGCAGCGGCGCGGCAGGTCCTCGGCGACGCGCTCGGCGACCCCTCCTGGGAGCGCGACGTGCCGTGA